AAGCGAAACTTCCGCTATGCTTCGCAGCAGGTACCAGGTACAAGATTTCTCTCTCAAATTGTTGTCACTCTCCCGCTAGCATTTCGGGAAAGGTCTATGTCACCGGACTCCATTTCTTTTTCCATCATTTGTTGTAATCGTTCTCCTTAGCTTTTGTCAACTTCTCTCTCAGACTCAACACCCCCCTCTCACATCGTAAATTTCCCTTATTCCATTATTTGGCTCTTCTTCCTTATCCCCGCCATAATGCTCTGGTAAAGCACAAAAATCGCAATAACAAAAAGGAATATTGTCACCACAGTAAGCATTATTTTCGGGGCCTGCGGCGAAAGAAAATTTTTCAGATTAAATATCATAGCGGTAAAGGTCGTGATAATCATCAGGACAGCCGGAATCAACGCAAACATATAGTTTCTTCCCCTGCTCATGAGATAGATTGTGGCTATGATAAAAACCAGACTTCCGATAAGCTGATTTGCCGTACCAAACGCGGGCCAGAGAGCTTTCCAGTTGCCGAGAGCAAGCGCTGCCGATAAAACACCCACAATCGCTGTTGCGGCATACTTGTTTTTCATAAAAGGTATTCCCAGGGAATCGCCGAAGAGTTCATTGCAGATGTACCGGGTAATTCTGGTTGCGGAATCGAGGGTGGTCATGATAAAGGTTTTGAGCATGGTTATTCCGATGAGGGCGCCCAGTCCGCCGAGAAGGCTTTTAGTAATCTCTCCATAGCCTGCCCCGAATGCTTTTATCCATCCGCCGGTCTTAAAAACGTCCTGATAAACCAGACCGGTCATGCCCTCAGGCACGTTTTTCCAGTGCAATCCTGCGGTAACGGCGATCACCGCAAGCATAGCCAGCGCGGCTTCAAGAATCATCCCCCCATACCCCACAATCCGGGCATCTTTCATTCGGGGAAGCTGCTTGGAGGTCGTACCGCTGGCAACAAGACTGTGAAAACCCGACAGAGCACCACAGGCAACAATGATAAACATCATGGGCCAGACATTCCCTTGGGGTGAGGACACGGCAACAACAGCGGGAGCGTTGATCTCGGGCCGGGTCAGGATCAGACCGGCAAAGCCGAAAAACATGCCTAAGAAAAGGACCGCCGCGGCAAGATGGTCGCGGGGCTGAAGAAGAATGGTAACCGGGGTCACCGATGCGATCAATCCATACAACAGAAGAATGACTGTCCACCACTTTTCCGCATTGGCAAAGGGCAGTTCAATGGGGATATAGTAGCCTGCCACGATCAGCCCGAAAAGAAGAGCAACACCGATTATCGAGCACACGGCCACATTCAAGTGCAGATGATACATCAACCATCCGATAATCATTGCGACGACAATGAGCCCGAAGGTCGGGACAACCACCGCCGGCGTTGTTGCCAGAGTATTACCCGCACTGGCGGCAAATACCGCTACCACCAGAATAAGCGCCAAAAAAACGAAAATGCTGAAAAGAATACGCCCGACCTTGCCCAGAACCGATTCGGCAACCGTGGCAACCGACTGCCCCTTATGCTTAAGCGACAGGCTGAGGGCGGTAAAATCGTGCACCGCACCAAAAAGAACGCTTCCTATAACTATCCAGAGCATCACAGGAAGCCAACCCCAATACAAACAGGCGATAACCGGACCGATAATCGGGCCGGCGCCGGCAATTGAAGCAAAATGGTGACCAAAGAGAATGGTCCAGTGCTTTGCCGGCACATAATCGACGCCATCGTGGTGTTCTAGCGAAGGAGGCGTCTCGTTTTCATCAAGACCAAGCCACTCCTGAACCTTTGGACAGTAAAACCGGTAACCAAGATAGAGTAAAATGCAGGTAACGGCGGCAAGAAGAATTGAACTCATAAAAATCTCCTTGAATAATGAGCGGACAGCAACCATATTATGGTGTACTGAATAAAGAAAATATATAAATAACCGGTCTCAACGGGGATTTTTACGATGGTTTGGTGTTAAAAGCGATCAAAACAAGCTGTTCTTTGCCGAATTTTCTTTTCAAACTTGAACTTTTCGGTTACAAATTTTATTTTGACACCTCACCGTAAGAATAATTGTGGTCCGTTCGTCTAGTGGTTAGGACTCAAGGTTTTCATCCTTGCAACAGGAGTTCGATTCTCCTACGGACTACCAAAGGCGACATTTTTGAAGATATTTCGAAAGTGTCGCCTTTTTTAATGCCAACAATGTCGATTACATCGCACATTTCAATAATTTTATCAAAAATCTTGTTGGCTATGGGGGTTCGATAATTATCTTTTTCTTTGTTGTAGAATAACCCCTCGCCAAAAACAAGATTTTGCAATCGAACGTTACACCTCAAATTACCATTCACCCATATATTACAAAGGTTTCGTGCCATTTTAACGGCATAGTCTATGTATGCATCAAGGTTCGACAAATCATTCTTGGTAAATCTTCAGGTTCAATTCTTATATTCGAATTTTTCCAAAGCTCAAGAATGGTGGGTATATCAGCATTTTCTGCGGGGGTTATTTCATAATCCATTTATTCTTATTTCTTCATCCACGGCACACCAAGGTCTTCATTGAGCTATTTTATTTTTCAGTAGACAAATTCTGTGTTTTTCCACAAAATGCCTTCTGTACGATTTCAGCTAAAATGACTTTTATCTCTTCTGCAATCTCAGAATAAATTTGCTTGAGAATGATCTATCACCAATCACAAGGGAAACTATACCACACCACCCCGGCAAATCGGGCGACAATCCATTCGGGTTGAGCGTTTTATCATTCCAGCCCTTGTTAACATCGGGCAACAATGCTTGAAAAACCCTCCGCCCGCACATGTCAACTATTTTCACGGAGCCAAAACCGGCGTCGCCGCCATTGAAAAAACGGAGAACAATTCCGGATTTGTTGCGGCATATTAACAGTTGAGCATCCGGATCGTGACACGGAAAGAAACTTCCGCTCTTCACTACGCAGGGTTCATAGGGAGAGGCTTCCTCATGCAAAGTTCCATTATCAACATACCAGTACAGCTCCTCACCGCTGCCGTCGGTAGTCTCCCAGTCGGTCAGGTCCATGAAATGACTGCCGTCGCTTGCACCCGCGACCTTGTATACCATGAATCCTCCAAGCCAGGTAAGCGGTTGATTATCCTGGTATGTTTCGGGGCCGCCGCAGAACTGTTTGATAAAGAAGGCATAGCTGTCGTTTCGCGTGCCGAATACAACAGCTTTACCGTCGGGCCCGATACAGACAGCCGTTGCCTCGTTGCAGCCGATCCCTTTCACCGGAGCATTACCCCGGCTGTGTATATAAGCCATCATGGCGACATGACGATACTCCCGGTTGCGCTGCATATAGTGCTGATCGCTGATCGTGTTTTCAAGAAAAGGCGGCATCAGAAAATCATTGAATCCCATGCCGTTTATTCCGGACTGAACCGGATCATCGAGCGCCTCTTGTGCATTATCATATTGCGGCCAGCTTCCCCTGGTCGCTCCCCAGTATATGGGCGTCATGACTGCACATCCGGCGCTGGTCCCTCCTACCGGGCATTTCTTTTCATTGATCAGATAATTGATCGCCTCCTCGACCGGGGTATCTTTCCACCCATCCACATAATTCCCCTGGTCTCCCCCGGCCATCCAGAGTGCTTCGGCATTGCGGATCTTATCGACAAGCTCCTGATTATGAGCTTCGCTATGATCTTCGAAGGCAATGGTTTCCACCGAGTTGAGGTCACCCAGTCCCTTTATCCAGTTTGTGTACCCGCCGAGTGAATTATATCTGATCACCACAAAGTCGCCGCCACCCGATTTTTCTATCATCCATTCGAATGCCGCGCCAACATCACTGCCCCCGCCCATGAGGACACTTCCCTGCGTGGTTTGCGTCTGAACATCGGCCGGATCGCCGGCGATTTCCGTTTGATAGGCCACTGTTGTTGAACTCCAAAGCCATAGCAGGCAGACTACATATAATCGCTTCATTGCCCCCTCCAAAGCCGTTTTTAAATACACCATCTCCTTTTCAATTATGAAATATACCCAAAATCCCTTGTAACGGCTAAAAAAAAGCGATCCGGAGAAAAACTCATTATTCCTTCTACTGTGATGTGATGTGATGTTTTTTTTGTTGACTTTTCCGCCGGGATTCCTTATATTATCAGCATGGTATTAACACTACAAATTCACAAAGGGCGTCTATAATGAAAAAATTCAACACCTTAGCTATCAGCGATCCGGAAGGTCTGGTATTCGGAAGGTCGACATATCCGGTGACCACACGGCGGGGGCTGGTAATTGGTGATGGGAATGTATATCCCGAACTCAATTTCACTCTTCCGGAAATCGAAATTTCGGAAACAACCCTTCCAACGATTGTTACGATGTATCAATCCATTGTCGATGAGGCATGTAAAAGGGCTTGCGAGCTTCAATGTCCCGGCCTTGTCATTGAATTTGAGACACTCATCGAAATGACACTCAATCCTCATTTTGCTCTTCGAATCACCGAAACAATAAATTCGGTTCTCGACAAATACCATGAAAATCACGGTCTCAAATCAGCACTTCGGCTGACTCCGAACGACACTCGTGATAAAAAACGTCCACCTTCCATGCGCTCCGGGCCGCTTCTTGAGAATATGCTCAAAACCTTTTCGTTGTGCGCGAACGCCGGTGCAGAGCTTCTTTCTATAGAATCGACCGGCGGAAAAGAGATTCATGATGACGCTCTGATATCATGCGATATTGCGAAGGCCCTTTTTGCTCTTGGTATCATGGGCGTTCGAGACATGTCCTTTCTCTGGGAGCGTATAATTCCTATTGCAGAGGATGTCGGAACGGTGGCTGCGGGCGATACCGCCTGTGGATTCGGCAACACCGCCATGGTTTTAGCCGAGCGGAAATTCATCCCCCGGGTTTTCGCAGCGGTTATCCGTGCCATGACTATCCCCCGAAGTCTGGTTGCCTATGAAATGGGAGCGGTCGGCCCCGGTAAAGACTGCGGCTATGAAAATCCTTTTATCAAAGCGATTACCGGATATCCCATGGCGATGGAAGGTAAAAGCGCTGCATGCGCGCATACCAGTCCCTTAGGAAATATTGCCGCAGCAACCTGCGATCTCTGGTCGAATGAATCGGTACAGAACATCAAACTCCTCGGAGGAATGGCGCCGACCGTTTCTCTCGAACAGCTTGCTTACGATTGCCGTCTCATGAACACCGCTACAAAAAAGAAACAGATGGTAACGCTGCGCAATCTCATGGTCGAATCGGATACATATCATGATCCCCAGGCGCTTATCCTCTCCCCCGAAAATGTCATTCTGATTTCAGATACAATCCTTAACCGGACAAACCATTATACAATGACAAAATATGCAGCAATTAAGGCACTCGAAATTATCGAAAAGGCCCATAACGATGGTCTGTGTGTTATTCCCGAAAATGAAGTGAGCTGGATATCCATGCTCGGGGACCTTCTCTCATCACTTCCCGACCAAACAGAAACATTTATCGAACAAACGATCCCTTTGCTTGATGCGAAAAAATTCAGACCCGAAGACTACGAGTTACGGTTAAAAAATCAGGCAACGGCAGTCTGACGGAAATAAGTATGACACAAACCCGAACACAGCCCTTTGTCCCGAAATATCAGCAGCTCTTTGAGTACTATAAAGAACAGATACTCAAGCATACGCTTAAACCCGGCCAGCGAATTGATTCAATCAACGAACTGATGCAACGGCATGATGTTTCACGGGAGACGGCAAAAACAGTGCTTAAAAATCTTGCCGATCACGGCTATGTCATTCAAAGAGCGGGCAAAGGTTCTTTTGTCAACAAATTCCCGACCAGAAAAAAAACATGGGGACTCATTCTTCCACTCTATTCAATTCAGTATGAAGAGCTTTTTCAGTATATCGCCCACAAAGCGACGGGTATGAAACGAAAAGTAAAACATTTTGTTGATTACAACAACTGGAAAGAGGAGATCCGCCTGGTAGGTCAGATGATTATGCAGGGGTACGAAGCCATTATCGTGGTACCGACCCTTGATGAGACAAAAACAGCAAGTTTCTACCGCCGCCTTTCCAAGCATACAACAATTGTAACCCTTCTCGATCATACCATGACCGGTTCCTATTTCAGTTACGTTATCCAGAATTACAATCTCGGGCTCCTGCGTGGAATGCGGTATCTCCTGCAACATTCACGGGGCACTATCGCCTTTGTCAGAAATGAAATATGGGCCGAACGGGACATGCTTCAGGAATCACTTGAAGTTGTCTATAAAGAAATACTCACCAAAGAACGACCGGAA
This portion of the Chitinivibrionales bacterium genome encodes:
- a CDS encoding carbon starvation protein A — encoded protein: MSSILLAAVTCILLYLGYRFYCPKVQEWLGLDENETPPSLEHHDGVDYVPAKHWTILFGHHFASIAGAGPIIGPVIACLYWGWLPVMLWIVIGSVLFGAVHDFTALSLSLKHKGQSVATVAESVLGKVGRILFSIFVFLALILVVAVFAASAGNTLATTPAVVVPTFGLIVVAMIIGWLMYHLHLNVAVCSIIGVALLFGLIVAGYYIPIELPFANAEKWWTVILLLYGLIASVTPVTILLQPRDHLAAAVLFLGMFFGFAGLILTRPEINAPAVVAVSSPQGNVWPMMFIIVACGALSGFHSLVASGTTSKQLPRMKDARIVGYGGMILEAALAMLAVIAVTAGLHWKNVPEGMTGLVYQDVFKTGGWIKAFGAGYGEITKSLLGGLGALIGITMLKTFIMTTLDSATRITRYICNELFGDSLGIPFMKNKYAATAIVGVLSAALALGNWKALWPAFGTANQLIGSLVFIIATIYLMSRGRNYMFALIPAVLMIITTFTAMIFNLKNFLSPQAPKIMLTVVTIFLFVIAIFVLYQSIMAGIRKKSQIME
- a CDS encoding methanol--corrinoid methyltransferase, with product MKKFNTLAISDPEGLVFGRSTYPVTTRRGLVIGDGNVYPELNFTLPEIEISETTLPTIVTMYQSIVDEACKRACELQCPGLVIEFETLIEMTLNPHFALRITETINSVLDKYHENHGLKSALRLTPNDTRDKKRPPSMRSGPLLENMLKTFSLCANAGAELLSIESTGGKEIHDDALISCDIAKALFALGIMGVRDMSFLWERIIPIAEDVGTVAAGDTACGFGNTAMVLAERKFIPRVFAAVIRAMTIPRSLVAYEMGAVGPGKDCGYENPFIKAITGYPMAMEGKSAACAHTSPLGNIAAATCDLWSNESVQNIKLLGGMAPTVSLEQLAYDCRLMNTATKKKQMVTLRNLMVESDTYHDPQALILSPENVILISDTILNRTNHYTMTKYAAIKALEIIEKAHNDGLCVIPENEVSWISMLGDLLSSLPDQTETFIEQTIPLLDAKKFRPEDYELRLKNQATAV
- a CDS encoding GntR family transcriptional regulator yields the protein MTQTRTQPFVPKYQQLFEYYKEQILKHTLKPGQRIDSINELMQRHDVSRETAKTVLKNLADHGYVIQRAGKGSFVNKFPTRKKTWGLILPLYSIQYEELFQYIAHKATGMKRKVKHFVDYNNWKEEIRLVGQMIMQGYEAIIVVPTLDETKTASFYRRLSKHTTIVTLLDHTMTGSYFSYVIQNYNLGLLRGMRYLLQHSRGTIAFVRNEIWAERDMLQESLEVVYKEILTKERPEAPPVVIKQLDHINAETLHKHNITGILCMDDASAIRVMGKLSNENVRIPDDIRLISYGNTDLARYFTPGITSIDPHNAEMAEKIVSIIDRRLKGENTDFCQYVVQPEVVERET